The Pan paniscus chromosome 23, NHGRI_mPanPan1-v2.0_pri, whole genome shotgun sequence genome includes the window tctgttgcccaggctggaatgcagtgtcataatcatagctcactgcagccttgaactcctgggctccagccatcctcccacctcagcctcccaagtagctgggaccacaggcatgcaccaccacgcctggctaattgttaaaaatttttgtagagataggatcttgttacatttcccaggctggtctcaaactcctgacctcaagcagtcctcccaccttggcctcccaaagtgctgggattacagacatgaaccactgtacTTGGCCTGATTTGCTTTTTAACAATTTCAGGAAATGTGATCAGATGCAGTGGTTAAGAGTGTGAGTTAGACAGAACTGGGTTCAAACTCCAGCCAGGCCATGTAAGCGTGGTGTGACCTCAAGCAGGAGAATAGAGGGAAAGGGCATGGGTTTCTGGGGACAGATCTGCCTCTGAATGGCTATGTCACTTCATCTCTTTACCTTGTAGGATTTTGTGGGGTAACATGAGCTGCCGTGGGGAAATCACCTGGGCCAGCACTTGATGTCTAATAAGTGCTCAGTAACTGTTGGCTTTGTTGTCTTGTATTTTCAAAACTCAGCTTTGTAGTTGAGGGAACGGAGGCTCAGGGAAGCCTGGAGATATACCTGGGGTTACACTTCTGacaaatggcagagctggatCTCACCTATAGGTCTTTAGGCCCATTTTGTGTCTTCTACAGAGTCATGAGTGTGGCACAGTCCCCAAAacacgttttttgtttgtttggtttgttttttgttttttgagacggcgtcttgctctgttgcccaggctggaatacagtggcgtgattttggctcactgcaacctctacctcccgggttcaagtgattctcctgcctcagcctcccgagtaggtgggactacaggcacctgccaccacacccggctaatttttgtatttttagtagagccagggtttcaccgtgtttgcctgactggtctcaggtgatccacccacctcggcctcccaaagtgctgggattacaggcatgagccaccgcgcccagccccaaaacacattttaattgtCAGTCAGATTCAGGTGAGCCTGAGTTGTATCCAGTTTCTGTCTTGGGTAGTCTGACCATAAACCTGGCGTTCATTTGTGGCACTAGAGGTTATGGTATTCTTCAGGGGAAGAAAAGGATTGGTAAGGACATGGGAACTGGATGAAAATTTAATAACAGGCTGGGAGTGAGGAGCCTGGAGCAGAAGGTTTATGAGAAACTGGAGCCCTGTTGCCCCTGAAGGTAGAACAGGGATAGTGGGTAGAAGCTCTAGAAACCATTCCTCTAGAAACTGCTCATAAACAACAGGGGCGGCCCCAGAgcatagttttgtttgttttctttttgagaggatcttgctctgtggcccaggctggggtgcagtggctccatcacagctccctgcagcctcgacctcccagaaccaagtgatcctttcacctcagcttcccgagtagctggactacaggcacgtgccaccacacccagctaatttttgtagagatgaggtctcactgtgttgcccaggctgctctcaaactcctgggctcaagtgatcctcccaccttgacctcccaaagtgttgatattacagacatgagccaccacacctggcccatagtTGTTCTTTTCTGAGTGTTCAAGCAGAGGCTGGGTGGCCAGTTAGCACTTGAGGAAAAGAATGAATGAGTATAAGATGGCAACTAGCCAGACAGAAATCTGCAGAGACAGCACATCTTTCTACAATAAGGGCTGACCCattctaaataaattatagttCTCTCTCTTCAGAAGGTTCATACAATAAGCTGCTTTTTCTGTAAATGTGGTGCTTGTTGAGGTTGATGCTGGCAGATTGGTATCACCCTCCCATGCCAAGCTGGTCTCACCTTCAGGCTCCCCATTTGTCCATCCTGCAGTCTATCCTTGTTGCCACATTTATCTTTCCTGAGTGCTGCCTTAACCCTATTGATCTTTCCTCTATCAACAAACTTGAGTGACTCCTTTATCTGAAGTAACAACCCCGTCCAGTGTCATTATTCGACTGCTCTGGTCCTCACATCCTGTAGGCTCCTGCCCAAGTGCCTGCTCTTTTCCTTGTGCAAGCTCTTGCCTCATAACCCTCCAGTAATTTCAGGCCCTTTTTACAGGCCTTGTGGTACCACCTCCATTTCTCAGTCCCTAGTCACTCAACCTAGAGGGTTGTGTCTCACCTTCTAGAGTATGTACTCTGGAGGGTCAGAACCACATCTGGTATATACTTGTGACCTTCATGGTGCCTTTGAAATCTGAGTGCCAGGCAGTGCAGGGGAAGACAGTTTGGACCAGCAGTTTGAAGCTGTTTTCGTTAGGGTTTAGCACCTTCAAGAGCTCTTCACATCTTTGCTCAGCAGGCAGTGCAGCACAGCCAGGGCTCTGAAGCTAGGCCAGCTGGTTCGAATCTGGAGTTCCCTGCATTCCAGCTGTTTGACCTGGGATAACTGCTTTGGTTTTTTTAACATGTAAAGATGGGAGcactcggctgggcgcagtggctcacacctgtaatcccaacactttgggaggctgaagcgggcagatcacctgaggtcaggagttcgagaccagcctgtccaacctggtgaaaccccacctctactaaaaatacaaaattagccgggcatggtggcgcatgcctgtaatcccagctactcaggaggctgaggcaggagaatcgcttgaacccgggaggcagaggtcacggttagccgagattgcaccattgcacttcagcctgggcaacaagagtgaaactccatctcaaaaaaaaagggggggagcaCTCATACCCAGGCTGAAGGTGTTGTGAGGACTGTTTAGGTAAAGTGCTCAGTGCAGTCCCTGGTGTACACAGTTAGTACCGATGATTGCTGGGTAATTCACCAGCTTTGTCACAATGTCAGTCTGCTTTTCTGGACTTCCCCCTCCCACCAGTCAAGGCCCTCCCCACCGCTGGTGCTGTTGACCGTTAACTTATTAGCTGGTGATTTCCTTCCAGATGTCCAACATCACAGTCACATACAGAGATGGCCGAGTGGCACAGCTGGAGCAGGTATACATCCGTGGCAGCAAAATCCGCTTTCTGATTTTGCCTGACATGCTGAAGAACGCACCCATGTTAAAgagcatgaaaaataaaaaccaaggcTCAGGGGCTGGCCGAGGAAAAGCTGCTATTCTCAAGGCCCAAGGTAGGTGCTTTTCATGCACAGGTTTTAAAATATAGGTTTGTCTTGTGTCTTGTAGAAAGGGGCCCTATTACTGCCTGGAGACAGAGAGGGTTTGACCTCTGCTCTCTCCACACCCACCACCCACTGCCACCCCTTCCCCTTGCAGCATGGAGCGATCCTGTgaggccattattttatttttttgagacagagtctcgctttgtcacccaggctagagtgcgatggtgtgatctcagctcactgcaacctctgcctcccaggttcaagcaattctcctgcctcagcctttcaagtagctgagattacagtgcgCACTGccctgcctagctaatttttttatttttaatttatttttatttttattttattttttatttatttttatttttttatttttttgagatggagtctcgctctgtcgcccaggctggagtgcagtggcgtggtctcggctcactgcaacctccgcctcccgggttcaagcaattctctgcctcagactcctaagtagctgggattacaggcacccaccactgtgccgggctactttttgtatttttagtagaaacggggtttcaccaccttagctaggctggtcttgaactcatgaccttgtgatccacctgcctcagcctcccaaagtgctgggattacaggcgggagccactgcacccggcttatttttattttatttatttatttttgtatttttagtagagatgggatttcaccatgttggtcaggctggtgttgaagtcctgacctcacatgatccacctgcctcggccccctgaaatgctgggattaccagtgtgagccaccgcacctggagaGGCCCATCTTTTCTAGAAGTTCTGTGCGAGAGGTGTGGGATCGCTTGCCCTTGTCTAGTTTGCCGAGCAGACACAGCCCGGAGCAGATGAGCTGACTCGAGTGTGAGGGCAGCATTTCCTAGTGAGACTGGGTCTTATGGATGGACACCAGCATGTACTTAGGGAGGTCTGATAGTGGAGCTCCGttttcagaaataaagccacctTTTAGTACATTCCAAAAGTGGGACTGTCCTTTTCGCAGTCCCCTAGTCTGGTCTTGCTTCTTGGTTAGCCtaatttggttttatatttaggttCATGAAAGTTCTGTCATGTTGATTAGACAACAAAGTAATTGTGGCCTTTGGAAACTGTCTTAGTGTTGGTAAAAAAGGTTTGCAGCCAAGGAAGGCACTGGATTCTTCATTGGTATCTTTAGCTGCTATAcatgttttatatgtgtgtgaggaaaaaagtcaaactgtgtttttcctctgctctcacaacACAACAATCAAcaaagacttctgtgaccaagcAAGCAGTCAGTTCTGCAgtagacaccagctgggtgtccttcagttctgacactatctacctggagatagcctGAAAaaccacaggttgagggctcggtcccacaagactgcccctgCACCCCCCACTATTATTCATAAGCACAGGCCTCCAGAACATCTGAATGGCTTCAAGCCAGGGTTCTCACGTCTCCCTCCTTGGGTTCGATTAATTTGCTGGAGTAGCTCACACAACTCGGGAATCACATACTTAAATTTACTGGTTTATAACAGGATATTTTATAGGCTACAAATAAACAGCcacatgaagagatgcatagggtgagATCTGGAAGGGTCTCAAGCACAAGAGCTTCTAGCCCCATGGAGTTTCCTCCCGGCACATGGATGAGTTCTTGTTCACCTTCCTGTCAGGCTCCGCATGATCAGCTGTCCCGAAGTTCCCCTAACCCTGCCCTCTTGGGCCTTTTATGGAGACTTTATTGGATAGTCATGATTAAAGGATGGACAACCATGTGGAAATGCCATTAGACAAAATGGGTGTGATCTAACACTAATAGACGGGGTTGGGAAACCCCGCGAGGCCTGTCCAGATTCTTTTTGGCCTCTCTCTGCAGCATTTGTTCCTCCAGGGTATAGGGCAGGACCTTTCTCTGGAGTGAGGTCTTATGACCCACAATCAGATTAGGGTCCTGCCTTgggcaggtgaaaggagggcaggagaagtttcaagagagagattctgtctcctgAGTCCTGCTTCTGAGGCCTAAAGTGCCCCAATGTTATAACAAAAGACTATAACAAGGACTATAGGAGTTACGAGCTGGGAACCATGGATGAAAGCTCAAGTTTAAAGATGTAATAGTgtgaggggctgggcgcagtggcccatgcctgtaatcctagcactttgggaggccgaggtgggcagatcacgaggtcaggagttcgagaccagcctggccaacacagtgaaaccccgtctctactaaaaatacaaaaattagctgggcatggtggcaggtccctgtagtcccagctactcgggaggctgaggcaggagaatcgcttgaacccaggaggtggaggttgcagtgagccgaaatcgtgccactgcactccagcctaggtgacagagctagactccatctcaaaaaaaaagaatattttatttgttcttcaaaGCCTGTCTTCTCCTAGAACCCCTGGGTTACAGAGGAGAACAGCAGTCTTATCATGCTATTTATATGGagagtgttttctttttgctactatgaaataatttttttttttttttggagactgagtctccatcacccaggctgcagtgcggtggcttgatctcagctcactgcgacctcctccaactcccaggttcaagtgattctcttgcctcagcctcccaagtaactgggattacaggcgcataccaccacgtgcagctaatttttgtgtgttcagtagagaaggggttttgccatgttggccagtctggtctcaaacttatgacctcaagtgatctgcctgccttggacttgCAAAGccctggggttacagacatgagccactgcacccagcctgaaataattattttctcagaaaaaaatacaaaagataatatAACCCTTCTCCCAGATCTAACACATGTTAACACTTAACTGTATTTGTTTCAGaattgaaaaaattaattcagTGCATCTATAATGTTTTTCAGCTCACCCAAGGCCAGCCCCAAGGATTTGTCTTTTCTGTAGCTCTCAGACCACCTTCTTTGCCCTCAGCATGCTGCCTCCCAGCCTCTTGTAGAGGGCAGTATGGGACTGGAAGGCAAGAGTGTGCTGCTAGCTCCTGCTTTGATGCCagtccccagcccctgcccctccgTCTCCATCCCCCCTGTTAAATGCAATGGCTGTCAGCTGGACgtgttggcttatgcctgtaatcctgacacttggggaggccgaggtgggtggatcacctgaggtcaggagtttaagaccagcctggccaacatggtgaaaccctgtctctactaaaaatacaggaaattagccgggcgttgtggttcacggctgtagtcccagctactcaagtaggaggctgagacatgagaatcgcctaatcccaggaggtggagattgcagtgagccgagatcatgccactgcactccagcctgggcgacagagtgggactccgtctcaaaaaataaaataaaataaaaggcaggaGGTGGAAATGCAATGGCCAGGGTGGTGTTGGACTAGGTAACCCTTCAGAACCCTTCTAACTGGTGTCCTAGGGCCCTCGCTACTCTGTGCTATGAGCATTCACCGACCACACTGACCTGGCCTcatattttctcttccctttcagTGGCCGCAAGAGGAAGAGGACGTGGAATGGGACGTGGAAACATCTTTCAAAAGCGAAGATAATTTTCTAAGTGGAACAGAactttgtccttttttctttcaggttATCTGAGTTCATTGGAGTGGGTGCTTGTGCATATGTGCTAGGTATCTTTTGCCATCTTTCTCTTTAGATCAGGGGAAATGTTTAAGCTAAATAAATCTGGGgggttttttgttctgttttgttttgttttctttgagaaaataagGACTTTGTGTTCATTTGAAGTTTGCTTTGGCTAAATTTTGACACCCTGGGGGATGTCCTGGGAGAATGCCAGTACTTTGAAATAGCACAGCTATTGATGAGATTTTAAGCTGCTGTTCCTGGCCAGTTGCAGGTTAAGCCCCAGAAAAGTTCACCTTGGAGAAGCTCCGAGAACACACAGATTGTGTCTCATTCATCTTCAGACACAGGCACATAGTGTGGCACTTTGTTCAGTTAACATTTGTGGAGCTGTCATCAGCTCAGCTTTAACAACACAGGTGACTCTTTCCCTTGATAAAGTCATAGGTAAttcaggggctgggtgcggcggctcacgcatgtaatcccagcactttgggaggccaaggcgggcggatcacgaggtcaggagttcgagaccagcctggccaatatggtgaaaccccgtgtgtactaaaaataaaaaaattagccgggtgcggtggcatgtacctgtagtcccagctactcgggaggctgaggcagaagattcgcttgaacccaggaggtggacattgcagtgagcagagatcatgccactgtactccagcttgggtgacagagcgagactgcacctcaaaaaaaaaaaaagtaattcaggGGATCCTAGTGGCCAGCTTCCTTGGCTCGTATACTGGCTACAACAAGCAGTTTTGTGGTGATTTGTGGAAACAGATTCTTGGGAGCATATCAGAGCATCTCAGCATTGATTGGCACATCCATAGTTGTTAGTGTAGGAAGGGTTACCAGCAGCTCAGCACAGTGGCTTgcttccagcactctgggaggctgaggtagaggattgtttgagaggagttcaaaaccagcccgcgagacatagtgagaccctgtctctacaaaaaattttaaaaattaacttggcatggtggtgcacacctgtagtcctcgctactagggaggctgaggtgggaggatcacttgagcctgggagtatgaggctgcagtgagctatgaccttgccactgtactccagcctgggcaaaagagcaagactttgtctttaaagaaaaataagtagtaGTAAAGAGTATAAGATACACAGGGTGAATAATTGTGACAAAAACACAGAAACTGGAAAAGCAGCCTGAAAAAATCAAATCACCAAAAAGAGGTCTTGCCAGGGATTCAGTATGGTATGAGCTACAGCATAAGCCATCAAGAGGAAAACTGATCAATTATTGGCTCTTAGAATATTGCTCATTGAACAGATTGTTCAAGTAATGaaagaggagggggaaaaaaTCCAGCACATTAGTTAACCTGGCATCAATTAATGAGTTTCTAATAAGCTTTGTCTTATGATACTACCTGGAGGTTACAGAGCTGGTATTCTGAGGAATAAGCATCAGTGAGTTGG containing:
- the SNRPD3 gene encoding small nuclear ribonucleoprotein Sm D3, with product MSIGVPIKVLHEAEGHIVTCETNTGEVYRGKLIEAEDNMNCQMSNITVTYRDGRVAQLEQVYIRGSKIRFLILPDMLKNAPMLKSMKNKNQGSGAGRGKAAILKAQVAARGRGRGMGRGNIFQKRR